The nucleotide window CTGCACTCCGTACATTTTGAACCCTTACCTTCAAGGACCCTATAAAAATTTCTTTTCTTCTACCTTGTCAAACATCTCAGCATTGTTAAGTATTTAAAATTTTCAGGAATATGTAGTCCTGAAGGACAGGATATACAATAATAGTAGCCAGTACAGTTATTAACTCTTGTTTTTTACCTGTAGATTTTCTATACTTTATAAATCAGCTTTTTCTTCTTTGACCAGGAATTAAGGAGAACCATTCAGTTTTTCTTTTTTGACCAGGAATTAAGGAAAACAATTCAGTTTTTCTTCTTTGACCAGGAATTAAGGAAAACCGATTTAGTTTTTTCTTCTTTGATCATGGAATGAGGAAAACTATTTTCTGAGAGTTTACGTGACTCTTCATTAATCAGATCGGACAAAGAAGAAGTTTGGGAAAAAGAACAATAAAAAGACTATATTATAAATGTTAGGTTTAATTCGAAACTAAAATATAGAGTTAAATCTAGAAAAAACGATGATGACAGATATTATATAAAAAGAACCTAAAAATAATAACTGGATCATGTAGGAAATAAGAAATACTTTTTAATGCATTATAGCCACGGGAATATAGAGATATGATTTTGATACATGGCACTTAATACGTAGTATTTCATGCGTAAAAAAAGAATATTTTAAATATGTCTTTTTCAATTTGAAGAAGTACCGGATCCAAAGTGCAATCAATCCCAATTCATGGAATAGTCCAGACAGGAACAGATTTTAATTATAAAGAATATACACAGAAATTCCATTCTTAATCCCTAATTGAAGGTGTACTTTTTGAACCAGGGAATGTTGAAGAAAGCCATTGTAATTCTCTTACTGATTGCAGTGGGAGTATTTCTTGTCCGTGCTTACTGGACGGAGATTGTATCTGTTTTTGGAGAGAGCTTGAAAATGCTCACTGAAACACGGATTCGATATGTTATTCTGGCGTTCTCAGTTTACCTGCTGAGTGTGTATTTATTTGCGGTCCGCTGGCAGCAAGTGCTCTCCCGCATTGGTTACACTCTTAAAGCTACGGACCTTCTTCCCATTCTTTTCGGAGCAATTTTTGTTAATAACCTGACTCCAGCGAATCGGACAGGAGGAGAACCCTTGCGGATGTTCTGGGCTAATAAACGCTTCGGTATAAGCTATACTGACGCTTTCATAACGATCCTTTTTGAAAGGCTCGTTGAAGCTATTCCCATTATCCTGCTATTATTCTATGTGTTATACCGCTTTCCCTCTTTAGAGATTAACTTCCTGCCTCAGAAAAGCATCTTGACGTTAAGTTCAACTTATTTACTGATCCTTGCCTTCCTTGCAACCGGAATACTGATATGGGTTTTCCGGGAAAAATTTACTGTCTTTCTTAAAGATATACAGCAAAACTGGAAAAAACTCAATAAAGCCTTTATTCCTGTTCTCCTGTTATCTTCTGGGGTCTGGATTCTTGATGTAATACGCCTTCAGCTTATCTCTATGGCTCTAAATCTTCATCTCCCCCTATATATTGTTGCATCAGTTTCAATTTTTTATCTCCTACTTGGACTTCTGCCAATAACCCCAGGAGGACTTGGAATAGTTGAAGGAGGGCTGATCTCCCTGCTTCTATACTTTGGATTACCGCTTGCTTCCTCAGGAAGTTTCGTTTTTCTAGAACGTTTTATTTCTTTTGGGCTCAGCAGCCTGATAGGGTTCCTGTACCTTTTTTACTACGGAGGAAGTGAGATATGGAAAAACATAAAATTGCAATGATCAGTGATTGGTATTTTCCAAAGGTTGGCGGAATCGAGTATTCCATGCATACCCTAGCTAAAACCCTGACCATGCACGGATATGAAGTAAGCGTTATTACAAGGAGCTATCCGGATATTCCTGAGTACAGCAGAAGAGATGGAGTATCAGTGATAAGGGTCAAAGGTAGACCTTTACCCGGACAGAGTCGGTTTCTCATGCCCAGTGCATATAAAGAACTTTTTGGCCTTTTGAAAAACGAAAATTATGAAATTATTAATTGCCATGGACTGGATTCACCCATAGGTATGGCTGCTCTTATTGCATCCAAAAAACTCGGAATTCCCGTAGTAGTCACCAATCACTCCCTAGTAGGAAATACACCATATCGCTCGCTTTTTTATCTTGCAGGTAAATTACTTTTAAAGAATGTTGACGCTGTAATTGCAGTTAGTTCGGCAGTTGAAAAAGACTCTAAACTAATGACAAAAAAACCAATTTACCGAATTTTCAATGGGGTAGATTCTGAGGATAAAATCGTCAAAGTCCCTTTTCCTGTTGATCCTGAAGGAAAACTCGTAATTGTCACTGTTGCACGAATGACAAAGAAAAAAGGTGTTCAGAATATTGTAGACCTTTCCCCTTCTCTTCTGCAAAAATATAATAATTTATTATTTGTAATGATAGGAGACGGTGAACTCAAAGAAAAACTGGAAAAAACGGTAGAAGAGTTAGGTATATCCAGAAATTTTTACTTTACAGGGGAAGTATCCAGGGAAAAAGTGCTGGGGTATCTGGAACAGGCGGACATCTTTGCCCTTCCCTCGATTAATGAGGCTTTTGGGATTTCGATTCTGGAGGCAATGTCAAAAGAAGTTCCTGTTGTAGCAATGAATAACAGTGGGGTTTCGGACATTATAACTAACGGTGTAAACGGCTATCTTGCAGACAGTCTTACCGAATTTTCATCCTATCTTGAGAACCTTATAGAAAAACCAACTCTGCGAACTTCCTTTTCCAGGGAGGCTTTAAGAGGGCTTTCAAACTATGATTGGAATAGGATCTGTGAACAAACAATCAGAGTATATAAACATGTCACTTATGAAAAATATCACAATAACCGTTGATGTGGAAGAAGATTGTCCCCCTATGCTTACGAGTACGAGAGGCATGGAAGAAGGACTGCCTGAGTTACTGGACCTTTTCAAAAAAGAAGGGATAAGAGCAACCTTTTTTGTTACCGGGATGATGGCTAAGCAGTACCCTGACCTTATATCCAGAATTCCGGAAGAAGGGCACGAGCTTGGATGTCATGGATACACTCATACACGTTTTGACCGAATGGATAAAGAGGAAGCCAGGCTTGCTCTTAAACAGGCTGGAAAAATTTTAAGGCAATTTGAAAGGAAACTTGTTTCTTTCAGGGCTCCAAACCTGCAATTTCCGAGAGACTATCTTGGACTTCTAGAAGATGAGGGTTTCAGGTATGATTCATCCATTGCAGCGTATAAGCCTCCTTTTCCTCGGAGTAGAATTGAAGGTAAAATAATAAGGATTCCTGCGACGATTACTTCTTCATTTGTAAGACTGCCTCCTGGATTTTTTCTCCCGCTACTCAAGCGCTGGGAATCTCCTGTCATTTTTGTCCATCCCTGGGAATTCGTAGATATGTCAAACACATCCATACGCCTTGACTGCAAGTTCAATACCGGAGGAAAAGCTCTCAACAACATAAAAATCCTGATCCGTGCCTTAAAGTCTCAACACTACAGTTTTTTAACTCTGCAGGAAAGAGCAAATCTTGAAAGACATAAGTAACTGCCTGAAAATATTAGATGAAACTCATTTTCTCATGAAGATACCAATGTTGCTGGAATCCTGCCTTAAAAACCATCTCAGTGAATTATTTCATAAAATTATAATTCAGACCAATATGGTTTTACTATTATAATTTCGTGGGATGTAATTTTATGATGTTATTATTCACGAAATTATGGTTTTATAGTATGATTTCACGAAGTTATAGTTTTATGGTACGATTTCACAAGATCAGGATTTCATAATGTCATATTTTCATACTGAATAATTTTTAAGTTCTAATAAAACAATGAAACAAATTATTCTTCAAGAACTTCCAGAAGCTTCCTGATTTTATCATTTTCTATCGAATAGAGTCTCATTTTTCCTTCTTTTCTTACTTTAATTATCCCCCAGTCCTGCAATTTTGCAAGGTGCATTGAGGTATTGGACTGGGTTCTACCAATGAGTTCAGGAATCTCGCAGGCGCATAGTTCTCCTTTACATAACTCTCCGTTAAAGCCATCGGATTTATTCGCCTTGTATTTGCGCTCAGCCTCAAGAAGAGCCTTGATTATCCTGTATCTTGTATCTTCGCTCAGTGCCTTGAAAAGCTGGACATTTTTTTCATCAATCATATCAATAAACATTGAACTTGAGAATATATAACTTTCTAAAGCTAAAATGGAAAATCAAGTAAATCAAGTACTTGATCGAGATGCATTTAAATAGCCTATAGGATTTAAATAGCCTATGGAATCAGGAATCTTCAATTTCATTTTCCGGCTGCTTTCTTAGCATCTTTTGTTATCTCTTTCATCATCGCTCCAACAAGGTTAGCTTTTTCACAGTGAGAAGCCTCTTTTGGCTTGCAGTTCAGGAGAACGCTCATGAGTCTATCAGCCATCCGGTAGAACTTGAGATCTTCAAGCCGGATCAAAAGTGCGGATAAGTTTTCGCTGAACTCCCTACATTTGTCATGGTTACAGACAGCTTCATCATGCAACTGGCATACCGTTTGCAGATCTTCTATTATTTTCCTTGGGA belongs to Methanosarcina barkeri 3 and includes:
- a CDS encoding YbhN family protein, yielding MNQGMLKKAIVILLLIAVGVFLVRAYWTEIVSVFGESLKMLTETRIRYVILAFSVYLLSVYLFAVRWQQVLSRIGYTLKATDLLPILFGAIFVNNLTPANRTGGEPLRMFWANKRFGISYTDAFITILFERLVEAIPIILLLFYVLYRFPSLEINFLPQKSILTLSSTYLLILAFLATGILIWVFREKFTVFLKDIQQNWKKLNKAFIPVLLLSSGVWILDVIRLQLISMALNLHLPLYIVASVSIFYLLLGLLPITPGGLGIVEGGLISLLLYFGLPLASSGSFVFLERFISFGLSSLIGFLYLFYYGGSEIWKNIKLQ
- a CDS encoding glycosyltransferase family 4 protein gives rise to the protein MEKHKIAMISDWYFPKVGGIEYSMHTLAKTLTMHGYEVSVITRSYPDIPEYSRRDGVSVIRVKGRPLPGQSRFLMPSAYKELFGLLKNENYEIINCHGLDSPIGMAALIASKKLGIPVVVTNHSLVGNTPYRSLFYLAGKLLLKNVDAVIAVSSAVEKDSKLMTKKPIYRIFNGVDSEDKIVKVPFPVDPEGKLVIVTVARMTKKKGVQNIVDLSPSLLQKYNNLLFVMIGDGELKEKLEKTVEELGISRNFYFTGEVSREKVLGYLEQADIFALPSINEAFGISILEAMSKEVPVVAMNNSGVSDIITNGVNGYLADSLTEFSSYLENLIEKPTLRTSFSREALRGLSNYDWNRICEQTIRVYKHVTYEKYHNNR
- a CDS encoding polysaccharide deacetylase family protein, yielding MSLMKNITITVDVEEDCPPMLTSTRGMEEGLPELLDLFKKEGIRATFFVTGMMAKQYPDLISRIPEEGHELGCHGYTHTRFDRMDKEEARLALKQAGKILRQFERKLVSFRAPNLQFPRDYLGLLEDEGFRYDSSIAAYKPPFPRSRIEGKIIRIPATITSSFVRLPPGFFLPLLKRWESPVIFVHPWEFVDMSNTSIRLDCKFNTGGKALNNIKILIRALKSQHYSFLTLQERANLERHK
- a CDS encoding helix-turn-helix transcriptional regulator — its product is MIDEKNVQLFKALSEDTRYRIIKALLEAERKYKANKSDGFNGELCKGELCACEIPELIGRTQSNTSMHLAKLQDWGIIKVRKEGKMRLYSIENDKIRKLLEVLEE